In Sorghum bicolor cultivar BTx623 chromosome 10, Sorghum_bicolor_NCBIv3, whole genome shotgun sequence, one genomic interval encodes:
- the LOC8058428 gene encoding transmembrane 9 superfamily member 8, which produces MATNSTVTVLILVAAAVLACAGGARGFYLPGVAPADFRKKDPLAVKVNQLSSIKTQLPYSYYSLPFCRPGTIVDSAENLGEVLRGDRIENSLYVFEMMEPRLCQIVCKITPSQDEAKDLKEKIEDEYRINMILDNLPLVVPIKRLDQEAPTVYQQGVHIGIKGQYSGSKEEKHFIHNHFTFLVKYHKDANTDLARIVAFEVKPYSIKHEPDGDWRGNATPLKTCDPHSRRLVVDSDSPQEVDANKDIIFTYDVNFEESPIKWASRWDTYLLMADDQIHWFSIVNSLMIVLFLSGMVAMIMLRTLYRDINKYNQLEDQEDAQEETGWKLVHGDVFRPPANADLLCVYVGTGVQFFGMLLVTLLFAILGLLSPSNRGGLMTAMLLLWVFMGLFAGYTSSRLYRMFKGSEWKNVTIKTALMFPGIVFAIFFVLNTLIWGEKSSGAVPFTTMFALVLLWFGISVPLVFVGSYLGFKKPAMEDPVRTNKIPRSIPEQPWYMNPVVSVLIGGILPFGAVFIELFFILTSIWLHQFYYIFGFLFLVFVILILTCAEITIVLCYFQLCGEDYQWWWRSYLTSGSSALYLFLYATFYFFTKLEITKTVSGVLYFGYMLIASYAFFVLTGTIGFYACFWFTRLIYSSVKID; this is translated from the exons ATGGCGACGAACAGCACGGTGACGGTGCTCATCCTCGTCGCTGCAGCCGTACTCGCCTGCGCGGGCGGCGCGCGCGGGTTCTACCTCCCCGGCGTCGCTCCCGCCGATTTCCGCAag AAGGACCCGCTCGCCGTGAAGGTGAACCAGCTGAGCTCCATCAAGACGCAGCTGCCCTACTCCTACTACTCCCTCCCCTTCTGCAGGCCGGGCACCATCGTCGACAGTGCCGAGAACCTCGGCGAGGTGCTCCGCGGCGACCGTATCGAGAATTCACTCTACGTG TTCGAGATGATGGAGCCTAGGCTGTGCCAGATCGTGTGCAAGATTACTCCGAGCCAAGATGAAGCGAAAGATCTGAAGGAGAAAATTGAGGATGAGTACCGCATAAACAT GATCCTTGACAACCTTCCTTTGGTGGTCCCAATTAAGAGGTTGGATCAAGAGGCACCTACTGTGTATCAACAAGGTGTGCATATCGGCATCAAGGGACAGTACTCAGGG AGCAAGGAGGAGAAGCATTTTATTCACAATCACTTCACATTTCTGGTGAAGTATCACAAGGATGCAAACACAGATCTTGCCAGGATTGTTGCCTTTGAGGTTAAACCATACAG TATTAAGCATGAACCTGATGGCGATTGGAGGGGGAATGCTACACCCCTTAAAACATGTGATCCACACTCAAGACGCCTTGTCGTAGATTCTGATTCACCTCAAGAAGTAGATGCCAACAAAGATATCATTTTCACCTATGATGTTAACTTTGAG GAAAGTCCTATCAAGTGGGCATCACGCTGGGACACCTACCTTCTGATGGCAGACGACCAAATCCATTGGTTTTCTATCGTTAATTCACTGATGATAGTCCTCTTCCTCTCTGGGATGGTTGCCATGATCATGCTCCGGACTCTTTACCGTGACATCAACAAGTACAACCAGTTAGAGGACCAGGAGGACGCCCAGGAGGAGACAGGATGGAAGCTTGTCCATGGAGATGTGTTCAGGCCTCCTGCCAATGCTGACCTGCTGTGCGTATATGTCGGTACAGGCGTGCAGTTCTTTGGAATGCTGCTTGTCACCTTGCTGTTTGCTATCCTGGGCCTCCTTTCACCTTCGAACCGTGGAGGGCTCATGACAGCAATGCTCCTCCTCTGGGTCTTCATGGGGCTGTTTGCAGGGTACACCTCCTCGCGCctttacaggatgttcaaggGCTCAGAGTGGAAGAATGTCACCATCAAGACAGCGCTGATGTTCCCTGGCATCGTGTTCGCAATTTTCTTCGTCCTGAATACACTCATCTGGGGCGAAAAATCCTCAGGTGCCGTGCCATTCACCACCATGTTTGCTCTGGTACTCCTTTGGTTCGGCATCTCCGTGCCATTGGTCTTTGTCGGCAGCTACCTCGGCTTCAAAAAGCCTGCCATGGAGGACCCAGTGAGGACAAACAAGATACCACGGTCGATACCAGAGCAGCCATGGTACATGAACCCGGTCGTCTCAGTGTTGATCGGAGGCATCCTGCCCTTTGGCGCAGTGTTCATCGAGCTCTTCTTCATCCTGACATCAATCTGGCTGCACCAGTTCTACTACATCTTTGGGTTTCTGTTCCTGGTCTTTGTCATCCTGATCCTAACCTGTGCGGAGATCACCATCGTGCTTTGCTACTTCCAGCTCTGCGGTGAGGACTACCAGTGGTGGTGGAGATCCTACCTGACGTCTGGCTCGTCAGCGCTGTACCTGTTCCTGTACGCCACGTTCTACTTCTTCACCAAACTGGAGATAACGAAGACAGTCTCAGGTGTACTCTACTTTGGCTACATGCTCATTGCCTCCTATGCCTTCTTTGTGCTCACCGGCACCATCGGCTTCTATGCCTGCTTCTGGTTCACCAGGCTCATCTACTCTTCAGTCAAGATCGACTAG